AGTCAGAATATAGAAGACGGAAAGAGCAGAGAAGAAGTCGAGGTCTCTTCCTTAGGCCATCTCCGAGGAGGCGACGAATTCGGTCTGCGTGCGTCTGAATGATTCGCCGCAAACAAAATATGGACCTAGTGTGGTGATTCATCTGCCGTCAGTCCATGATGACCAAAAGCTGGCTCAAATCTTGATCTGCTTTGTGTGGATGCAGACGAAAGATAGACATGCGGCCTCTCCTACCGTGTCCGTATGTTTCCTTCCCCGATGCCACTTATCAGCGGCCTAGGAACCCCACGTGGTCCTATCACTACCAGAAACCGGCCTTTTCCTCTCGGCTGGGTATTTTCCTGTGAGGCCCGGGTCAGTTCCCAGGAATAAATATAATCCTGACGGGTTTTTTATTGACGCCAGGAATATACAGCATTTTGCTGTGGGCTCACCCGGCCCACTAGGATAACACATTTTCCTGTGTGTACCTCAGCCCACGGGAATTATTTTACAGTTAGCCCGCTACTGGGTAGCCGCGAAAGGCAAGTTCGCGGGCTAAAATTTCCATCTCCGCGCCAACTCTAGAGTATTCGCGCCATGGCTTCTGTATTCCTGTGGAAGCTAGCCCACGGGAGAAAAAAATAACACTAGATAAGGCAAGTCCTGAAAAATTCCCCATTGTCTTCTCCACGTACTCACCGCCGCCGCCCTCCATTGCCGGCCGCCCGCCTCCACCGCCGATTGCCATCTCCGACCTGCAGCTCCGCCACTCCCGTATCCCCAACCTCCCCCACCTCCATCAGCGAGCGCCGCCCTGCCTACAGCCTCTGCCTCCTCCCCATTCGCGGCCGGAACTCCGGCCGAAGCCTgacgccggcggccgtcgcccagCTCCTCTCGGTCGAACCTCCCTCACCTCCATCAGCGAGCGCTGCCCCTGCCTACAGCCTCTGCCTCCTCCCCAATCGCGGCCGGAACTCCGGCCGAAGCCTAACGCCGTATCCGTCGGCGGCCGTCGCCCAGCTCCTCTCGGTCGAACTATACAGGAACCGCAAACTCCTTTCTTTTTCATCATCATATTCGTTTTGGAGTGGTAAAGGGTAAATACTGTACTGGGTTGTTTATTATACATACTTGATGTGCCGCATGCTGTAGGATCTGGCTAATTCATGCATGGATGGATTCGTTTTAGAAGAAAAAGAAAGAGCGCGATGGATGCAAGAGATAGCTTTCTATTTTGTAGCTCAAAAATTTAGGTGCTATTGCCGGTTCATTATTAGCATGCCATTGTGAAACTGAATATTTTCTAATTGGTAGTTATGTCAATTTGATCTGAATTTATCTAGTAAGTTGCATTGGATATGTGACACATTTACTCTTTTTCCCATCATTGATGTGCTGCACAGTGGTAGGACCTAGCTCGAATTTGTTttcaatgaaaatattagatataCTTATTAGGGACTTTTGCATTTTTACTGCATTGCATTTTTTTATGATGCAAGAAATAGCTTTGTTCTATTCTGTACCTCAAATATTTAGGTGCTATTGTAGTTGCATTTTAGCATGCCATTGTGAAACTGAATTGTGTCATGTACTTTTACTTTGCAATGATGTTGAGGATATGTAGTGTTTGTGAACATGATGTCCATTCTTTTTCTAATTGGTAGTTAAGTAAAATTTATCTGATTATATCTAGTGAATGGTATTGGATATGTGACATATTGATTTTTTTTTCCATGCTTGATGTGCTGCCCGGTGGTAGGACCTAGCTTGAATCCTTGTCCGGAGTTATTGTGGAAGGTGCAGCCCATCTATACAACCTCTTGTAGCTGCTGTTCTGCATCTTTAGAAATCTTCGTGTAAAACGAAGGAATTATATTGCGTAATTGGAGTCAAGCGCAAGAAAGAATCAATAAGGTACCTCTCACACTTTGGTAGTACATATTTGTCTTGATATGGTATTTAACATATAGATAAATGATGCGCTGATTGTTACCGTGTTATTTTCTATTGTCTTCTTTTTATACATTGACACATTCGCTAGGAATAGTGTGCTGTAACATCTCAATGTAATCATGCAGGATGACGATTCGCCATATCAGGCGTAACAGGACTGCTAGCAACACCTAAAGGACCAACTGTGATGACAGTAACTCAAGCGGCAATGCCTCCCAAAGGACCACTGGTGAAAACAATAACTCAAGTGTTGGCCAAAGAAGCAACACTAATGAAGATAATTTTGCCACAACACAGTCTAAGAAGAGAGGGAGGACAAAGAGGTCCCTTACCTCACTAAAAGTGCCTCCTAATGGTCGGAAGGTCCAGCTTGAACCTAATGGTGAACTGTAAGTACCTGGCTATGTCATTTGATGGTTACTTGGGCTTCTAATGATTCTATTGCTGCTTATGCATTTATATTCTCATTGTTGCATTTTGTATAGGCAATTTAAGTATGTTGGTACCATTTCCAATGCATACAAATATGGTACACAGTTGGGAGTCATTCTCAAGCGAGAATATCCAGGTCTGGTTGAGGTCAAGGATAGTAATGGTGTAATCACTGGAAGCCGACCCGCACTAGACTGGGAAGATTAATTTAATAGAAGCAATACAGGGATATATATGTGTTGTCCTGTTTGTCATATTATGCTTTCACCTTGTTTTCTCTTTGGAAAAGGATTTGGCATGGTAGAATATATTTAGGACAGTGGTCTCATTTACTTGTGCAATTCCTTATCATATTTATATTTGCAGCGCTTGTTTGAAGTTACCGAGCCTAATAGGGCAGAGGCTAACCGTATTTTAGAGGGTTGTGCGAGGAGGAAAGTAAAAGACAATATGTACCAAGCTCGTGTGGATGCTGTCAAGATATACTATGATAACCAAGGAGAAGAACTCGATGACAAGCTGGCATGTTCAAGGGAGCTTACTCTTGAACAATACTTAGCTAGCAGAGTGGACTGGTTCAGTCCTACAGTATGGCCTCATATTTGCAGATATTGGTGCTCAAAAGAGTTCAAGCAAGCAAGGTCTAGAGGGCAGGCTTCTCGCTTAAAATCTCTAGATGTTGCTCAAAATCGAGGAGGTTCATGACCATTCACAGAAACAAGGCAGTATTTGGTATGACATGAACTTATTGTCTGTTTAACTCAGTCTAATCTATCTTTTACATTGTTTTATCCACTATATATTGCACATGTAGGAACATAAATTTGGACCCGAGAAGGCTACCATAATGAACACATatgctgcaatgaaatctggtatCAAAAATTTGGATGAAAGTGGCTGTAGCGGTGCAATCAGCAGCCAGAAAGCACAAAAACGCCTTGTATGTGATGTCCGCTTCTTTTATTTTTGTGTTAGCTCATTAATTATATGCAAACTAAATAATTCTTGTTGTTATAGGATGCATATTGTGATGGTCTTAAGAAAGCACATCCAGAGGATTGGCAAGACATTGATTTGGATGAAAGTGTCTTGTACAACACATCCGGTGGCATGCCACATGGCCGCCTATCAATTGCTACCGGTGCCGTCAAGAAAGCCCACATTATCTCTGCTGCAAAGGCAACAAATCCGAAGCCCTCAAGTTCTGTTGCTTACCATAATGTCATCCAAGAGAATCAACAGTTACGTTCTACAAATGAGATTCTAACAAGGAAAACAGAAATGCATGACCAAATGTTCAGGGTAATGATAAGTATGATTTGTTACAATGTAGCTATAAATGGAAAAATATGTTCTACTATATAATCCTAATAAATATGCTTTCTTCTCGCAGATGCTTTTTGCTGAGATGGGCAGAGAGCTACCGGAATGGTTCCAACAAGGTCGAACCCAAGCTCATACCCAGGTCAGAATACATTTCCCATCTTTGAACCTTAAGCTAATTCAGTTTTGCTTACTATTGCATGAGCTGTACATTAATAAGATACTTAATTCGTTACATGGTGCACATGACTTTGTAGGGGAACACAGACTTGGAGGATGCTGCTATGGATGACCTTGTTGGTCATGGAAACAATGGAGGCAGCAATGATGGTGAGAACATTTGTGGTGATAGCAACGACTTTGTCTACAATGAAGATGGTGATGGTAACTATGCTTCTGGAGGAGGTTCTCACTAGTGTCCTTGCACTTCAGCTAGTTATTGGCACTCAAATGGTATTTTGGATCTTTTGTGGTTTGACTATCTTTGATAAACTTAGGTTAAGTGATGTATGGAAAATAGTGAAGTTGTGTATGTAGGTGATGGTCCTGACCGTGAAACTTTATGACTTTGAAGTTCATGTATTTTGTTGTTACATTGCACTGCCATGTGCAAGTTTGTGTCATGTCTGTCACCAACCTTTAGTGTACTGTTACATTGTTATTTGTAGACTCGTTTTGGAATATAATGTGGAGTTCATTAGCTGGCTTGAACCTGTATTTACTGAATGATTTTTCCTGGCGGTACTCCCATATTCCTGTGAGCAGTCTATTGTCATGTAGCCTACAATCCCTTGCGGTACAAGCATTTATCCTGTGGGCTTGTTTTCATATGATTTTGTTTCCCTGTAGGCTTTTTCCTGTGGGTCAATTGACACAGAAATAAAATTAGTAAACCTGACGGACTAACAATTTCCTGTGGGCCACCGTCAGGAACACCCGCCAGGGAAATATTTCCTGTCAGCCAACCGTCAGGCATTTTTAATTTCCCTGTCAAAATAATCCTGGCGGAATTATCCTGTCGGTCAGCCGACAGGAATTATTATCCTGACGGTTTATGCTAATTTCCTGTAGGTTCATGGCCGTGGGGAAAATACCGGTTTCTGGTAGTGTATTAAATAGGACCGAGCAGCCGCGTCTACCCACGAACCCTATCAGGCTACATGTTTCCTTCCCCGATACCACTTATCAGCGGCCTAGGAACCCCTCGCGGTCCTATTAAATAGGACCGAGCAGCTGCGTCTACCCATGAACCCTATTGCCACTCCACTCTGACTCCACTACGGACATGCACCCGCCAACACGAACTGTAGCTGCTACcccccatggccccgaagcggtgACACATGAAGAAAAGTCACGACACGTCGTCGACCACAACCATTCGTCCGGCACCCCGCTCCCTTTTGCTTCACGCCGCCGGAGGAACCGCGACAGCGGGTGAACGTGAGCATGGCCATGGTGAACGCCTTCTCGGAGGCCGGCGAACCGATGCCTTGGGGAGGCCGGCGAACCTGCGAGAGAAGGCGGATCGCTTGCATGCGGCGGCATGGGCGGTGTCCCAGTGGACGGACGAGGAGCGTGTGGCGTTCCAGCGGGAGGCCAAGGCCGAGAGAATGGCGGCCATGTACCAGAGGCAGAGGGCACCCATCCCTCTGAACACGAGGTGTCCATGGGAGGAGGCGCAGTGGGCGGCTGTGAGCCATGGCACAAGTGGCCGGCCGTGGCTCGACCCAGCCGTCGTCATCAAGCTTGAGAGCGGCATATATTAAACATGAACTTAGTGTATCTAGTTTTAATTTATATTTatctttttatttaatttgggtcGACTCATGATCCGAAGGTGCATGCACGAGCGCCAAGCAGCAAGCACCTTGTCCTACCAACCTATGGGGCTTGGAGGTAGACAGGTCGTCGACTCGCTCGTATGCAGATATTTTCTAGGCCTCGCAACTAAAAGCACATGGCCTGGTCGACTCAGGAGCGGCAGCTACAAGATTGCAGTTTTTTACATGGGCACGTCGGAAAGATCTGGGCGCGATCCGTTTTGGTGGTTTGGTACAGGTACActatggcgttggtctcatcaggGTCTACGAAAAGCCTCGTCAGAGAGATGGACATTTCCTCCAGGGAAGAAGTAAAGTGTTCACGGAGAGTGAACTCTGAGTCACTAAAATGTTCTGACGTGCAAGGTGATATTTTTTCGCCGGAAGTACGTGTTCGCTGTCCATGGTTTGAGCACGCAAGCCTAGCTGCAGGGAGGGCGGAGTAGGACAAAAAGCGTGCACGATATTTGTCTTCTTGTTGCCCATGGTTTTGGTAGTACTCCGGTGTCGACACAGTCCAGCCAGGCCATGACGCGCCCTCATGGTGGATCTGACTCGGCGATGAGTAGTGAGGCGTATAGCAAAATAAACTACTACTAGCACGGAAATGTTAAACGAATAATGTACTCTGACCTTGAAGTGTAATCCTTTTGTCCGCTCAGGAATTTGTTGCTCGATCACCTGTCTCATTACTGTTAAATTTTGAGGCAAAATCGCCGGTGAAGCAGCATCGTTACTAAGAGAGACGTGTGAGAAAGGGGTACTGAAGCAAATACATCGGGAACTCCTAAGCTGCAAACGCTTCTCCACTCGCGTCGCTCCATCCTGTCAACCGAGGGAGCGAACTCTAATCCTCTCCGCCGCCGGCTCCCTCCCCTCGCCTTCCTCTCCTCTTCGCCGCTTCCAAAGGCGCTGCCGGTCAAAGCCCGCGttgccggtgaagggggcggccgGGATCTAGGCCCTTAGCTCCTCGCGTGGGAAATCGGTGGAGGAACTCGGCGCGGGGTCACGGTGGCCATGGCGGCTACTCAGGCGGCCTCTCCATGTCGGAGGTCTCCTAGGTGGGGGGACTGGAAGCCACGGCAGCGCTCCTGGGTGGTGTGAACGACCTCGGCCCTATGGCAGGCGGCGGCCATGGTTTCGGGCTGGCCATCGTTCTCGGCCGCGGGCATGGTGAGGCGGCGGAGGATGTTGGTCGTGGAAAATGGGTGGTTATGTCGGCCCGGCTACAAGATCTCAAGATGAGGCTTTTCCCTTTCATGTATGTTCGCCCCACTTCCATATTTGTAGCTCGATGGTATGCCCGCCAGAGATAGGTGTTGGGAAGGCAGGTTATGGTACTAGGGAAACCTTTGGGCAAACACGACGAGGATGCCGCCGTCGGTGTCGTGCTCCTTATTGAAGGCCTCGTCAAGGTATCATCCGCACTACTACTACTCTGCGTGGGTGAAAGCCTTACGTTCTCCTTGCAGACAGCGACGGCGTTGCGACGTCACCCCCTTCTTGGAGGTACCGTCTTGAGGACTTCTGAGGTGGGGTCTGTACAATGGCGTCTGGGTGGCCGTGGCGACTTGCTTTGTTCGGCGAAGTCTTTGCCTCGTGTCGAATGGCAAGTGCCTAACATCCAGCTCTGCCACCCCATTGCCCCTGCTTGTTGATACATCACAAATATATCTACTTTTTCAAACACTTTGCTCAATAATATTCTTCggaatctcatcatacttggatgAAAACTGTTGACTCTGATGTTGTTTTtagaaaattttctttttttcaagttttcgcaggaaataaaatcaggaaaaaatacaagaaaagtttTTCATGAGAAGGAAAGGACCTGGAACGTTGGATCACGAGAGGGAAGCCACGAGGATCAAATGAGGCCAGGTGGCGCGCCCTACTTTTTTGGGCGTGCCACCTAGGCCCGTTTGGCCCTCGGTCGCCGTCTTGCCTCCCTCCTTCGTGTGGTGCCTTATATACCCTAAAAACCTACCACCCTGAGAGGACATGACATTTCGTGAAACAGAGCGCCCCCGAGACCACGATGTTCATTCGGGGGACAGATTGATCCTGCTCTTCACCCCGGAGAAAAGAATTTTGAGGGCTTCTTCGTCACCGACACCGACATCATCACCAACCATCATGGACTCACTCTCCATCACCATGAGTGTGTACTTCTCTGTATGCTTAAGAGGTGGATGGGTTtatgatgagattgatcatgtaatcatcCATATGTATCGAGATTTGAGGTATTCGTCTTGAAGATATTCATGTATGAGTGTTGGTATACCTttgctatgtttaatgcttgttactagggcccgagtgacatGATTTCAGTACTGAACCTATATTGATTTTTCATATATATGTGAGGTTGGTATTTATTTGCAAGGTGTATTACTTGTTATTATGTTGACCCTGCGAATCCCTAAGGTGACAGATAGGAAAAAACAAGGGGAATATGTGATAGTTCAAGGATTATGTGTGTTCATAAATCTTAATGCTTTGTTCCGGTATATTCAAAAGGATAGGCCTTAATTGCCTGTAGTTCCAAGTTAGCCCCGGTAAAAAAGGCAagcaggacaaaagatgttatgcaaattcTCTTACTTAGTACGTATAACTATATTTGGATCACACACCTACACACAACTGAATTAGAGATGAATGCTATGTTAGTTGGATTACATTATATGATCAATATCATCCATATATTACCCCATTGTTGCCTCATGCCTACGTCTTTAGCCACTGAAAGTTTCATACTACTACTTCCGGTGAAAATTGGAAATCTGCTGCTTTTATTTACTGTTTGCTTTTACTTCTTTGAATCAAATGCtataaaatcagcacttgctttgtgAGTTTATTGATATACATGTGTGGTTGAGAGTGGTGTCTCAATTGCTAAAGTATTATTGGTATTCTTGTGTTCCCCTGATTCGAACTATAAATTTAGGTAATACTTCTCATCGAAGATTTCAGTGATCCCCTATATTTGGGTATCACTTGCTGGTGGGTCGACATTCGCAAGCCTGGACATAAGGGAAAGGGTTCCGCTTTACGGTGGTAGAGACGATGGGATGGCGAGTGAGTGTACATGCTATGGAGGTCTTGTTCATCCGCGTGGTTGAGCTTTGCCCTCTTCCGTCGCTTTCTCTGTGGTGCGTCTTCTTCCTGCAGCTTCGGTCGTGTGTGGTGGTTGTTCCTGTGTTGTTCGTGATCTCAGTGAAGCTCCTTGGAAGTCTTGTTCCACTGTGTTCTTGGCGGAACTCCTTCACCTCACGACGGTACGGTGCACTTCGATCTAGGGCGAGGCACACGGGGTCCCTTTCTGGAGGTTGAGACGGTGGCGGTTTTGGATCTTGGCCTATCCAGCGGGAGAATATGACGATAAGCTCCGGTGGCCTCCCCAATCTCTTCCTTCCTGGTGCTGTTCTTGACACCTAACGGTGGTTTAGATGTCTCAACTTGTACTCTTTGTTCGATCTATAGTTTGCTGGCGTTTCCCTTTCATTTGAGTAGTCTGTAAGCTGGTTTGTACATGCCCTTGTggatttattaatttaaagctgggctAAAGTTGTATGTTTTAAAAAAGAAGGATCGAAGCTCCTCCAGTTTAGGCGTCTTTACATTTTATCAATATGATATGTAATCTCGCCTTTTTTGTGTCAAGACTAaacaacggctgtgtgcatctaagatatgcagaggccgggtgtaatgGCTTAAAACTCTTAAATAATAAAGCGCCCCTTATCGAAAAAAATGTGCTAGCTAAGAGCATCCTAGTCAGCTGCCCCATACGGCGTCCGGTGGAAGCCACAGACAGATCACTTGGGAGCGCCGGAATGGGTTGCAAATTTTGGGAAAAGCTCTGCCCAACGGCATCCCAGTAACCAAATCACCGGCAGGCAAACATAATTTTGAGAAAAAATAGAGACATAGTAATAGATTCAAATTTAAAGTTTCCGCCAAACCAAAAGGATCGGCCAGTTCGGTGATAAATATTACATGACATGAATAAAATAGACAGTGGTGGCTGCTGCTCGCCTGTCAGCGATTTCTCCTGCTCGCCAGGCGACGCCTCATGTCATTGCACCTGGTTGCCCATAGCAGATGATACGTACCGCTGGCCGACGAATGCCCATTTCTTGCAAGATGGCGCCGCGAATGAGCAAATGCACTGTTTTCACATCTTCATCCATGTCCGACGTGTCAGTCTTCAATATGAGGAAATCTTCCTTTCGCTTCTTCACTGCCACTCTCGTCGTTTTGACCACGATCTTCTTGTCTAGCCTCCCGGATGTGTTTGTGTTTCTTATTTGGTTTCTTCAGCTCGCATGGCTGAAAATGTCGTGATATCTGTCTTCCACTTCCTAATGGAGGATTGTGCCCACTCCGATGGTGCGGCGTGTATCACAGCCGCCTTGGCTTTCTTGTTGCCTGTGGGACGACAAACGGGGTGTTCAAAACTCCAAATCAATAACGGTGTCGACGACCT
This region of Lolium perenne isolate Kyuss_39 chromosome 2, Kyuss_2.0, whole genome shotgun sequence genomic DNA includes:
- the LOC127336519 gene encoding uncharacterized protein; amino-acid sequence: MNTYAAMKSGIKNLDESGCSGAISSQKAQKRLDAYCDGLKKAHPEDWQDIDLDESVLYNTSGGMPHGRLSIATGAVKKAHIISAAKATNPKPSSSVAYHNVIQENQQLRSTNEILTRKTEMHDQMFRMLFAEMGRELPEWFQQGRTQAHTQGNTDLEDAAMDDLVGHGNNGGSNDGENICGDSNDFVYNEDGDGNYASGGGSH